One Pectinophora gossypiella chromosome 9, ilPecGoss1.1, whole genome shotgun sequence genomic region harbors:
- the LOC126369908 gene encoding methylthioribose-1-phosphate isomerase-like — MSLESIKYKRGNLEILDQLLLPIHTRYVKVQGVEDGWKVINKMQVRGAPAIAIVGCLSLAVELLKDNSSDKKIMRQEIEGKLNYLVSARPTAVNIKLAADKLITLANDLSADENVSPDDFKERFISSIESMLTKDIEDNKAIGRFGCEAILKNLGGDGLVRILTHCNTGSLATAGYGTALGVIRCLYERKRIEHVYCTETRPYNQGARLTAYELVHEKIPATLVVDSMVAALMHARKITAVVVGADRVAANGDTANKIGTYQIAIVAKYHEVPFYVAAPLTSIDMSLTSGERIKIEERPDREMTHIGEHRIAAAGIKCWNPSFDVTPASLITGIITERGVFDPDKLKEIIPKLSN, encoded by the exons ATGAGCCTAGagtcaataaaatacaaaagagGAAATTTAGAAATTTTAGACCAATTACTTCTCCCCATACACACGAGATATGTGAAGGTTCAAGGAGTGGAAGATGGCTGGAAAGTCATAAATAAAATGCAG GTGAGAGGAGCACCGGCAATAGCTATAGTCGGATGCTTATCACTTGCTGTTGAGTTACTGAAGGACAACTCTTctgacaaaaaaatcatgagaCAAGAG ATTGAAGGCAAACTCAATTATTTGGTATCTGCACGGCCAACAGCTGTAAACATCAAATTGGCAGCCGACAAACTCATAACTTTGGCAAATGACTTGAGTGCTGATGAGAATGTTTCCCCTGACGATTTTAAAGAGAG atttataagTAGTATAGAAAGTATGCTAACCAAAGACATAGAGGACAATAAGGCTATAGGCAGATTTGGTTGTGAAGCGATATTGAAAAATTTGGGAGGTGATGGTCTTGTTCGGATCCTTACACACTGCAACACGGGCTCACTGGCAACAGCTGGGTATGGAACTGCTTTGGGAGTTATAAGGTGTTTATATGAAAGGAAAAGGATTG AACATGTATACTGCACGGAAACTCGGCCTTATAACCAAGGAGCTAGGCTAACGGCGTATGAACTGGTTCACGAGAAAATTCCCGCGACGTTGGTCGTCGATAGCATGGTTGCTGCTCTCATGCATGCCAGAAAGATCACCGCTGTAGTTGTTGGGGCAGATAGA GTGGCAGCGAATGGTGACACGGCGAATAAAATTGGAACGTATCAAATAGCTATAGTTGCCAAATATCACGAAGTGCCTTTCTACGTGGCTGCGCCACTGACGTCCATAGACATGTCCCTGACTTCTGGGGAGAGGATCAAGATCGAAGAGCGACCTGATCGGGAGATGACGCACATTGGCGAGCATCGCATCGCTGCAGCTG GTATAAAATGCTGGAATCCTTCCTTCGATGTGACGCCAGCCTCTTTAATAACCGGCATCATAACTGAAAGAGGTGTATTCGATCCTGATAAATTAAAGGAGATCATTCCTAAGCTATCAAATTGA